gggaacacgtaaggcagccaaaagttccatggaatggctagtgcgtccacgaacactgcttgaggattcctggtccttgatctgaagaccggaactttgtgattgtgtcgagacaccatcaggtctacatctggtaggccccacttgtccactaggagttaagagacttccagatgaagactccactctccggcgtgcatgttctggcgactgaggaagtccgcttcccagttgaggactcccggaatgaacactgccgacattgctggcagatggcattctgcccattgaaggatttttgacacttccaacattgccatgtagcttcgagtgccgccttgatggttgatgtatgccaccgtggtggcgttgtctgaccatacttgaacaggcctgttctgtactagaggcagggcaagagacaacgcattgaacactgcctgcaactccagaatatttatcggggggagtgattcctccttggtccaccgaccctgaaaagagtgttgctccaacaccgcgccccatcccctgaggctggcatccgttgtcagcagaacCCAGTTGGGGATACAGAAGGGACGgccctgcttaattgctggtcctaaagccaccaggtcagtgacaggcgaaccaccggagtcaaagtgatcatatgagacctgatccagtgaggtaggccgtcctatttggaaaggattaatctcTGCAGTAGGCGGGAATTaatttgagcgtactccaccatgttgaatgccaaCACCATAAGacccagtacttgcattgccgagtgtatcgacattcTGGGCCGACAAAGGAGAAACAGCTGTTGACTGTGCATGTCCAGCAGTGCCCTAGGTGCACcacgctctgagctgggaccagcgaggactgctttcaattgatgagccacccgtgggcttgtaggaagcttactgtcagttATAGATGGCTGAgaaggacatcatgggagtttgtgaggatcagcaagtcatccagataaagCAGGATACAGATTCCCTGGCAACGGAGAAGAAGCAGTCATCACggctcacggccataaccttggtgaagatccgaggggccgtagccAGCCCAAAtgacagagcctgaaactgatagtggatgttgccaatagcaaaccgcagatattgctgatgcgacatggcaataggtatatgcagggataccatataatctccgggttccatggccagtacaattgagcgcagagtttccatacggaactggtatactctcacaaacttgttcaataatatgaggttgagtataggccagaaacagggttgaataatatactTTGCCTCTCTGGggcagaggtaccggcaccaccactcctgtatccaggagggaaatcACAACCAATTGTAGAGTGTGCACTTTTAAcgcatccgaagggataaccatggtgcaaaactggcgagggggacgtctcttgaaggagactgcgtacccgtgggatacgacttcccgcacccatgcatctgaagtggtctttaaccagacctgggtgaactgtagaagtcggcctcccaccctgggattcaacagggggaggcccgccccatcatgacgcaggcttgtcttgtttagaagcaggctgacaggccgaCCAGGACTGTTTTgttttgggctttgtggttttggtagcacatttgctttcccatgaggccgaaaggaacgaaaagtggtaccttttgccctctGTGCAGAGGGAGTAggatttgggagaaatgcagttttagcagccgctaaatcagacacaattttatttaggtcttccccaaaccagttgtctcccttaaaagggagtacctccaaggtctttttggagtccaggtacaCCTTCCATTACCTCAACCTCAGAATACGGcgggccaggacagacgtagtcgacgccttagcCGCCAAAACACCTGCCTCAGATGACGCTTCCTGAACataataggcagcggtggtaatgtgagacagatattgtctggccttgtcagataATTCATTGGGTAACTCTTCCTCCAGTGCCTGAACCCATGGTTCAATACTTTTTGCCGcacaggaggcagcaatagtgggtctatgtacagcacctgttagGGAGTAAATAAATTTCAGGCAGCCCTCCACACGtttgttccttcagtgaggtgacagtagtgacaggcagagtagaagataccaccagacgggtgacatgggaatccaccggcggtggattttcccacttgttacttaacTCTGCTGGGAGAGGATATTGAGCTAAGGCCCGTTCAGATAGGGGGAATTTCTTCTCTGGCTCAGACCAGGGTTCTCGgcgtatgtccactaaatggtcagaatgtggtaatagagttttagttaccttctgatgtttaaacttgtcaagtttcttagacaccgccgtggaatcctcctcatcatcaGATATTTGGAGGATCTGTCTTATAGCAACCACCAAGTTAGGGACATCCACCTGTAAagaagattcctcgtcagaagcatctgattcagtgtctgacaggacagttagttccccatcctcatcagcagAAACTTCTGAGAGATGCGTGGACTGTGAGGAagtagcagcccgcttagatgacctagGGGCATGAGTGTGACCTATAGGcgatttatgtctaaccaaagattggtttcattgctgcaactggttagacaaattatccacccacggcggattaaccatagggacaatttgtgactgtagtggcacaggtgaatcccacagtattattattattacattttatttataaggcgccacaagtgtttcgcagctccgtacaaaggacagtacagggagacaaaacttagcattacagtaaataaataacagaaatagagtacaggtaacaaagagtaccacaattctcaagacataatacagctaaaatgtaagtagtgagggagtgatcatcgtactactaggggctggtggccatagatggagaggaGCTTTTactagcaggagaaaaagcgggtaaagatggtcgccgaGTATGGGAGAGCTGcgtgtgaaatgtgtcgagacgagggcttagataacaagaggaaagagggtcctgctctgaaaagctaacaatctagtgggaagggtcgacagaccgatgacatgaggtacaagcaagcgggaggtagcctgatggcagtatttaagcaaagctgagatgttcaaggcatgaggcagggggatggagtagcggcctcaggactaggttattcgtcgggagggtatgctttgatgaataggtgggtttttagtacccgtttgaagctttgcaaggtcggggagagtctaatggagcgggggagtgcgttccactgaaagggtgcagcacgggcatagtcttgatctcgagcatgggaagcagtgaccagggtggtggagaggcgactgtcattggtcgaccgtagggggcgggggggggggggggtaagtatgaagggagaggaggttggagatgtagggagcagtggaattagagatggccttgtatatgagggtgaggagtttgaagaggattctgtaggggaatgggagccagtgtagattttgttgaaggggagcggcagatgtggagcggcgggagaggaagataagcctagctgcggagttcaggacagattggaggggagcaagatgggagcaagcgaggccagtatggagaacattgcagtagtcaagtcgtgagatgaccagtgagtggatgataaatttagttgcactctgggagagaaatggcctgatgcaagcaatgttgcgcagctggaaccgacaggattgtgccagagcttggatgtggggtgcaaaggagggaggagtcaagagtgacacccaagcagcggagttggggaacagagGGAGATGGtgttgttgtcaacagtgatagacatataggtagggggtgttactctggatgggggaaagatgagttcagttttgtccatgttgagcttcagagagcgctcagacttccaggaggagattgcggagaggcagctggaaacttgagagaggacagagggggacagatcaggagaggagaggtagagttgtgtgttatcagcatagaggtggtaggcGTAAGGCggtccaccagagtacccaacagAGTTGAGAacttagcccagggtggctcctgattggttggagGAGCTGCGGACTATCTGGGAGGGGTATGGCACACATTACATAAACCATCATgtaaaacttccccctcaagtaaatccttggagcatgcccTGCATGATGCAGCAGCGTGCCTAGATttactgccctttttgttagacattgcagtaaatgcaacaatagagcgtatgagtacgataaagccagacagagtacactacctgcgaataaattcttcagtatgtgactgagtacccagtacacaacacctgcgaataaatcagaTATTATGAGACTGAGTGCcaagtacacaacacctgcaaataaatccgctaataggtgactgagtacacagtataatacgtataatcggtaaatactgtgacgcactatataattCACTCTGACACAccaagtcccttagggtacagaatatagtgatagatatctctggaaaacactgaaagtgaaatccacacagcagatacaggcacacacagtcacagtgacaatgcagataattattagttatgacaataaaactgcgctGGACTAGTATACATTAgtatatcagtatatatatatatatatatatatatatatatatatatatatatataaaaacacaacacagcgtggtcctagaccagaggtatatatcagaatactcgtacaatatattctgcaacaggtacacttgttcttaactaacactgtctgtataaagacatgtagaatacttaagtgtttgtcaaGTCACAGCGCTGTAGACAGGCGgcattacaagggagaccttgcactgcagtcctgcagaccagccgcagctatacctaagatggcgcccagcgtctcagccagggagtgagggagagtggaaggcagctccagggcgggaaaatctgctcagagatggcaccctgggctgggggaggggctacaggtcaagcgcaggctcccctatgctggtcctcactgcCTGGTCCTCCGGAGTCTTATTAaactgggtgttagtacacccgacatgTACTCCTATGCTCTGgaagatatagtggggtccctgtgcacaaCAGTGTTCATGCCAGCGTCGCAgtctgtctccctagactgcgaacgGAACACGATTTAGTAGCGGGTCCCgcctggaggaccctcttacctcctccccgtagcagccacgcaaaccaggagagtgtctgcgactgtgtgcctagagccggagcgtctctgccgcaagCACCCAGGACCTGAGCCGCGGGACTATGcgacgccacttgggaggtgatggagccgcagcgctgaatgtcactctgacatgTAACAGTGCTGCTGCCCTTTAAGTTttcttagaaagctttttcagggctgtgtTGACtagcctgctctgcaggcaccaactcgcagtgcctggaggcagggttatagaggaggccccaatgcatcttgggacagctaatgctttaacctgttggtgcctggatcaagatccatctctacaccccgatgtattccctgtggaacagtgtaccccgctgcagaagtgaatttattccagtttggaataaggctgtaacataacaaaatgtggaaaaagtgaagcgctgtgaatactttccagatgcactgtagaggACTTTATCATTACAGATGACTACTAGCATTCTGTATCGCTGCATAACGCTATTTAATATAtatgggttctattcatgaagctgtgaaaagtgtggagaagggaggcagtggagaagttgccaatgtaaACCAATCACCTGCTAcgttataattttatagaatgcactttataaaatgTTACCTcaccactgattggttgccatgggcaacttcttcactggctcacttctccactgctttatgaatagaccccatgggaTGCTTGACAAGCCGGGGCAAAAGCCCTTACCCTGTGTTCAATATTTACATTTCACTGGCAGCCTAACGCTGCAGCATGAGGAGGAGATGATTATTCCTGTTTAAGCTACGCACGTACATGATTGTAAGCGTATATCGATGTGACCCACCCAGGGATACAGTGAAGCCTCTAGGCGCTGGACTCCATGTAAAACATAAGTAAAGAACTGACTGATTTATCTGGCATTAACAGTCTAACAAATTGGATAAAGAGCTATAAAGGCTACTCTCCAGAGATAACCAATGTGGTCTCAGTTCATTGGCCAGTGTATATTGATGCTAGGATATGTTTGATCTGGGCATTACACCCCTCCCATCTCTGGCTTTCCTAGCTTTCTGTAGTATAGGGTGTTATTGTCTGATCATCAGACAATAACTACTAATGGGGAATATTGTTTAAAAAAACAGGGTACTGCCCTCTTTCAGATGAGGGTACCACTAAGTATGTAAGTTTCATGATGGGCGAGATCATTCACATTAAGTGTTCTTGCTCACTATATGCTCCTCTACTATTTCCACAGTGCAAGTTGATAAACACATAATTTTAAAGAGGGAGCCCTCCTCTTTCCAATAAAGGTGCTCCTCAGTTTACTGACCACGATCACTGAACTTGATGATAATTTCTGCAATGCATGGATGTTCTCTTTGGGAGTACAGGTGATCACCAGAAAATAGGCAACATCATTTGAAAGCTTGGAAGACCCCAGATTCTGTGGGTGCCAGCATAGGGGAGAATTTATACATAACAAACATTAAAGTCCAGAGAATAAGAAACACATTAATTTTCAGCTAGCATGTAGAAAATAGGAATTTATTGTATAGTTGGTCAAAACCGAGGAAAAAAAGCTCCTATCCATGCTCAGATCTATAAAATGTGGTAATGTCCTGGAAAGTGGGGACAACTAAAGGATTATCTATCTAGTATGAATATGATGATCAACTATCACACACGTACATATAAAAAATAATGAATCGTTTTCATTCTCACTAAGATTTATTATTAACAGTGTAGTTTGGTGCAAAATGTGCCCTGAATTCCTGCAGCCAATCATTAGCCTATATCTGTCTAATGCAAGTTAGACAATGGAAGCAAGCGTCAGATGCTATAATACAGTCATACCTCCTAACAGTTACATTTCCTAAGCACACTGCTATGCCTCCTTTGTATAGGGTGCATTGTAAAGTCACACTGGGCATGCACACACCCCATGTGAAGCACATTACCCAACTCTTCTGCTGCCCCCCCAAACACTCTTTAATTACTGTGTGCaccagaggcactactgtgagcggGGGACATACCTCTCAAATTCCTGCATGTTGGGACAAACATGCTAATTGGTGGCATATCAGAGCAGTCCTGGAATAGTGCTCATTTTGTGCCTAAATGTTTGGAAGTGAGCCCTTCTGCCAGTTACAATAGTGCCTCTTGCCCTCTTAACACACAATTTAACGTTCAGGATGGTCTATGGAGCATCAGGTTGTACAACAGTCTGCTTTCAACTTTCAGTAATAATTTTGTTCAATAAAAAATGCAAATCATTTATTTTCCGGATGCATGTAATGAGACGAGTCACAAGATCACTACTTTACATGCACTGAATTGTCTGCAGTTTCCTATAGATCAAAAAAAGGTTAATTAACGCTGAAGATCACAGAGATGAACGATACGCAACATTAGAAAGAAACATGAAATGAATCACTAATGTTCTCTACGTGATATAAATATTTTTCAGAGTTGCTGGTCTCCTGCAGAAGTAGAATCTGCTGTTTGGGTCATTTATGAACCACAAAGTCAACTAACCCCTAACTCTCCCGCTAGCTTTGCAGGCTGGCAGGTGCACATTGCTGAAACAGGAAAAAATGTCACATCAAAATCACACCTGACCTAAGAGGACATCTGGAGAGTTTGTTACTTATGCATTTATGGCAAGTTTTATCATACTGTTTGAGGGGCAGCTAAATAAGAACACTGGTCAAAACGTGGCCATGTGAGGGCAACTATAAGCTGGCCATTCACAGGCAGACTCTGATGCACACCTATAGGGTCTGCTTCTGAGTCAGATACAGAGGATATTTGATAACTGCACATCTTCCTCAGAAAACAGTTGCAGTGTGCACATATAATATGCTATTCATTCGCACATGGATGCAAACTGAAAGTGCGTCGGTTGACGGATCTCTCTTTGCGTGAATTGGATATTTGTGGGTGGTTATGGGATGCCAGTTTCTGATAGAGCCTCTGCAGGCAGCATGCGGTGGATTTAAGTCCCGACACTAATTATGGCAGCTGTGGACAGAAAACCACTGAGCATTTTGCATGAAGATGGAGGGACAATTGGCTTAGATGGGCGGATACTTGCGTTAGCATGAGGTAGTAGGCAGGCTGCCACAGCTGTATAGAAGAGTGGCCCCAGATGTGTCTGACTTAGGGTGCCCACACACAAAGCGATGGAGTGTCCGAAGGCCGGTATATCGGGCGGTCCCAACATACGGGGCGATACGGTGCCCGACCGCCCGCTATGCCGGCCCTACTACGCATAGCGCTGCATGGGATTGTCTGCCTGCATCACTGATCTTTTGAGCCCGCTGAAAGATCAGCGATGCAGGCGGACGACATCATGCCCACACATGGaacgatatagctgctgtattgttccaATTCGTCGGATCGGCAGCTATATCGTGCCATGTGTGAGCACCCTTAGAGACAGGACCAAAGTGTCAGATGAGAAGACCTTGCAGCTTAGCCATTATCATGTCTGTACTGAATGATTGTAGCCTCGCTGATACTTTTCCTTTGTCCTCTTCCAGAAGAGCGATAGGCAACATTAATATAAATAATCAGGGTGCCGGATAATCAGATGGGCCACATGTCACCATTAATCTGAGATCAATAAATTTTATCTGGGATCAAACATTTGAAACAAGTGTTTCAAGCTAGAACACAGTTCTTACGAAAGAGCAGGAAGTAGTTGGTAATGTAGGTGAAGGCTCGGATGGTTGAATGAAGCCCTAGGGCTTTGTTGCCCATCAATGTTCTAGATTGACAGAGCCAGTATCTAAAAAATTTAACTTCCTTGTATCTCTTTCATACTCACCATGAATCTGTGATGCTCAGGATTTCTAGTTTACAAAAAGGTAAATCTTTCCAATGCACAGATCACTAATGATCTTCTTTTCTACAGATTCCGGCAGATGGTTGCAGAGTATGAACCAGACGTGCAGGAAGTCCCCCGTCTCTTccgatcagttctgcaggaagcTTCTGAGAAAATGAAAGAGGAGGAAGAAGCAAAGAAACTTGCCAGGCAGTGGAACTCGAAGCGAGCTATGAGCTTGTCCCTTACCACCTTCAAGTCTCGAGCCAGGATCTATCCTTTCATGAGTAACATTAAGACCATTTCTGAGGATGTTGAGCGAGAAGTTGAACCCAACCGGCGAGTATGGAGCATGCCGGAATTTCGCACAACGAAAGATGAATAAATTCACAATACAACAACAATTTGGGCCTCATTTGCACTTGCGGAGAAATGAAAGTCACatttttgaagaagaaaaaaatagaaCTACTTTTGGCAAAATTATATTTTTTAGAGTTGCTAATGATTTTGATTAGTTGTCAAGTAATAGTCTTACAGCCTTAAGAGTATGTAGATTCTAGTTCATACCTAGCTTAAATTTAACTACCTTACTTGACCTAGACCACTAAACCGGaatgtcatctacacgacatgtacGGACATTAATTGTGTTTTCATACTGCCTATTACTGTAATACTTTCAGATGGTGTTGACTTGCTTTGTACCTTGTTGGATGTACAATAGATATCTACACACTGTTTTTTAATAATGTCCATGCACCTTTTCCAATAAAACGGGATAAATAAGATAATGCCTGTGAATATTAAGATTTCATTTGCTGGGGCAGTCCTAAAACTACACACAAGCATGTGGAATGCCAATCACATGAGTTTTCATAAATTACAGATGTATTCAGTATGTTTTGCCGGCTGCCAATATCCCAACAGCGACGTCCcgcccgccagaataccggcagtaagagtcctcttgcgggctcgctgtgctcgccatgctgtgggctcgctacgctgcgggctcggtggctcgcaacaggttctattcctgctttatgggtgtcgtgtacacccacgagtaggaatagccctgGTGATTCCGGCTGGTGgcttggctgtcaggattctggcgttggtatgctgaccaccgagatcccgacagccggcaaattaaacgcatcccctacagatgagtcctcatacatTTTTGCTGCAGTTAAGCCAAACTCTTGGCACGCCGTGtcacgtgagactctgctagcgtctGCCATCTATTTTTTTGTTAATCGtgatgcgactaggatgcaccaggagaccgtgctgattaatttgatatatgacttgTATATTGTTGTACgacagagtctctgaatctgtatacgaagtgctacgatgcagcggacgcagtttttttccatgccaagttccattgtgctttgctGACTCAGTTGCACATACTGTAGATatacatgtgtcacacccccaattCATCAGTACAGTCTCCTGGTGAGACCTAGGGGGACATTtatgtgataagagcggagaagtgagccaatggagaagtgcccatggcaaccaatcagcactgaagaaacatctataatttgcatactataaaattatacagagcagctgattggttgatggggcaacttctccactggctcacttctccgctcttatcactgcttagtaaatgtcccccctagaCACATACATTGTGACTGAGATaaatttttggccaaaaaagaTGCCCGACACTAGTAGACCTGTAGGGGACCTGATGGCTCACTCATGTCAGGCATCTCACACTactagatatatgaggacacatctgtatatgttgtTGAATGTTCCTGTGTGATTAAAAATAGAATACTTGTTTCTATAAGATGATATGGGGACTCATTCTAAGTTGGGAGCAACGCAACAAaatcaagtaactttgcacctggacaaaccatgctgcaatgcaaggggtcaATTTTTTTTTCTCATGCAGTGTAAATGCTGGTCAGCTTTATTTTAACACAGAAATGTATTATTAGGTTGGAAATGCTCTTACATTTAAATCTCCCTACACATTTTAAACctccctcacctgcagtgcaacatggttttgccaaggtacaaagttacttgctttgctCCAAGTTCAGAATTAGCTGTTCTGAATTAGATGCTCTCCGCACAGAATGTAGTCTTGTTGTGCACTTTGCCACCTACAGAGGTGATGAGTTTATGTGGCGGGTGGATTTCTATTGTGTGTGGAttatagggtcgacagtcattaggtcgaccactgtgtgtcgacagtgactaggtcaacacggtcattaggtcgacaagagttaaaaaaaaaaaaaatggtgttgttttctttgtaaagtgaccgggaaacccaattagtgcaccgtatccccttgcttcgggcaaggtgcctcactccgctgcgctcggcacaggttactattcccaatcgtagtccacgtggatcggaagtaGGAAAAAGGTcataaaaatatgtgaaaaactcatgtcgacctagtgaccatgtcgaccaacagatgactgtcgatctaataggccctacacactgggcgatattagtgaaagatatgaacgatctcgttcattaatgaacgagatactatccatatctttcagtgtggaggcaccagcgatgaacaatgtgcggcccctcgctcgttcatcgatggtgccccgtcgcttgtgcatgcaggccaatatggacgatctcgtccatatttgcctgcactgctatggagccgggtgacgggaggagtgaagaaacttcactccccccgtccctGCCCCCCCGGCGCCTGGTcgcctgtatccgccgtcgggcagctcggcggtggatcgctcagtgtgtagggttcctaagtgctgtcgacctaaagaccggataccatttcTATTACATACACATATGTTTAAAGACCACTACATCCAAAATGCAGGTTGGAGTATATAAAATAGAATGGAATTTACAGCCAAGCTAGAGTTGAGATCATAATGGACTATTTTGTTTAGGTCCGTAGTAGTTCAGTCCTGGAACTTTGAAAGATCTTTCACACAGACTCATAGATTTAACATCAGAAATTAAAGGGTTTATTATTTTTTACCTTCAAAGGcaaagttaaaataagaatttacttaccgataattctatttctcgtagtccgtagtggatgctgggaactccgtaaggaccatggggaatagcggctccgcaggagactgggcacaaaagtaaaagctttctgactagctggtgtgcactggctcctccccctatgaccctcctccaagcctcagttaggatactgtgcccggacgagcgtacataataaggaaggatcttgaatcccgggtaagactcataccagccacaccaatcacaccgtacaacttgtgatctgaacccagttaacagtatgataaacgtaggagcctctgaaaagatggctcacaacaataaacaacccgatttttgtaacaataactatatacaagtattgcagacaatccgcacttgggatgggcgcccagcatccactacggactacgagaaatagaattatcggtaagtaaattcttattttctctgacgtcctagtggatgctgggaactccgtaaggaccatggggattataccaaagctcccaaacgggcgggagagtgcggatgactctgcagcaccgaatgagagaactccaggtcctcctcagccagggtatcaaatttgtagaatttagcaaacgtgtttgcccctgaccaagtagctgctcggcaaagttgtaaagccgagacccctcgggcagccgcccaagatgagcccactttccttgtggaatgggcttttacagattttggctgtggcaggcctgccacagaatgtgcaagctgaattgtactacaaatccaacgagcaatcgtctgcttagaagcaggagcacccagcttg
The Pseudophryne corroboree isolate aPseCor3 chromosome 4, aPseCor3.hap2, whole genome shotgun sequence DNA segment above includes these coding regions:
- the RD3 gene encoding protein RD3; its protein translation is MALTSWFRWNESNVRLSQRNPTDMVVETLMMELSWQMKQAEKQQREKENEYRKIKTGVDYSWLVSYPKHNYDISPGERLQLEDTCSNIHPSYCGPVILRFRQMVAEYEPDVQEVPRLFRSVLQEASEKMKEEEEAKKLARQWNSKRAMSLSLTTFKSRARIYPFMSNIKTISEDVEREVEPNRRVWSMPEFRTTKDE